From one Lolium rigidum isolate FL_2022 chromosome 4, APGP_CSIRO_Lrig_0.1, whole genome shotgun sequence genomic stretch:
- the LOC124706850 gene encoding anthocyanidin 5,3-O-glucosyltransferase-like gives MDPKPDPTVVLYAALGVGHLTPMVELAKLFLHRGVPVVIAVPTAPASAPALFAATASDSARIAAANPSIAFHHLPPPDYPSPDPSPFLQMLDVLRLTVPLLLAFLRSLPFVPALVLDLFCIDSLDAAAEAGVPAYIYYTSSAGDLAAFLHLPHHFATTEGNFKDMGKVLLRFPGVPPIPASDMPHTVQDRATQMCAALIGHYRRIPEARGVLVNTYEWLEARAVRALRDGVCVPDLPTPPVRCIGPMIVKSAAGGGERHACLSWLDAQPQQSVVFICFGSVGAVSAAELEEIARGLENSGHRFLWVVRTPPDDPAKFFMPRPPPDLDALLPEGFLERTLDRGMVLKMWAPQVEVLRHTATGAFMTHCGWNSVLEAVSAGVPMLCWPQYAEQRLNKVFVVDEMKAGVVMEGYDEELVTAEEVEKKVRLALDSEEGEKLRERLALAKEKAAEAMAESGSSQTAFAEFLKDLKLSK, from the coding sequence ATGGATCCCAAACCCGATCCTACTGTGGTGCTGTACGCCGCTCTGGGCGTAGGCCACCTAACTCCCATGGTGGAGCTCGCCAAGCTCTTCCTCCACCGTGGCGTCCCCGTCGTCATCGCCGTACCGACCGCGCCGGCCTCCGCGCCCGCTTTATTCGCCGCCACAGCCTCCGACAGCGCTAGAATCGCCGCCGCCAACCCTTCCATCGCCTTCCACCACCTCCCGCCGCCCGACTACCCCAGCCCGGACCCGAGCCCCTTCCTGCAGATGCTCGACGTGCTTCGCTTAACCGTGCCGCTCCTCCTCGCCTTCCTCCGGTCCCTCCCCTTCGTCCCCGCGCTCGTCCTCGACCTCTTCTGCATCGACtccctcgacgccgccgccgaggccggcGTCCCGGCGTACATCTACTACACCTCCTCCGCCGGCGACCTCGCGGCGTTCCTCCACCTGCCCCACCACTTCGCCACCACGGAGGGGAACTTCAAGGACATGGGCAAGGTGCTCCTCCGCTTCCCCGGCGTCCCGCCGATCCCGGCGTCTGACATGCCGCACACCGTCCAGGACCGCGCGACCCAGATGTGCGCCGCGCTGATCGGGCACTACCGGCGCATCCCTGAAGCGCGGGGCGTGCTAGTCAACACCTACGAGTGGCTGGAGGCGAGGGCCGTGCGCGCTCTACGGGACGGCGTGTGCGTCCCCGACCTCCCGACCCCGCCGGTGCGCTGCATCGGGCCGATGATCGTGAAAAGCGCGGCGGGCGGAGGCGAGCGGCACGCGTGCCTGTCGTGGCTCGACGCGCAGCCGCAGCAGAGCGTGGTGTTCATCTGCTTCGGCAGCGTGGGCGCCGTGTCGGCAGCGGAGCTGGAGGAGATCGCGCGTGGGCTCGAGAACTCCGGCCACCGCTTCCTGTGGGTCGTGCGGACTCCGCCTGATGACCCGGCCAAGTTCTTCATGCCGCGTCCGCCGCCAGACCTGGACGCGCTCCTGCCCGAGGGGTTCTTGGAGAGGACGCTTGACAGGGGCATGGTGCTGAAAATGTGGGCGCCGCAAGTGGAGGTGCTGCGCCACACCGCGACCGGCGCGTTCATGacgcactgcgggtggaactccgTCCTGGAGGCCGTGTCGGCCGGGGTGCCCATGCTGTGCTGGCCGCAGTACGCGGAGCAGAGGCTGAACAAGGTGTTCGTGGTGGACGAGATGAAGGCCGGAGTGGTGATGGAGGGGTACGACGAGGAGCTTGTGACGGCTGAGGaggtggagaagaaggtgaggctGGCGCTGGATTCGGAGGAAGGCGAGAAGCTCAGGGAGAGGCTTGCATTGGCGAAGGAGAAGGCTGCAGAAGCAATGGCAGAAAGCGGATCATCGCAGACTGCGTTCGCCGAGTTCTTGAAGGATCTGAAGCTCTCAAAGTGA